One Pelodiscus sinensis isolate JC-2024 chromosome 24, ASM4963464v1, whole genome shotgun sequence DNA segment encodes these proteins:
- the LOC142819689 gene encoding formyl peptide receptor-related sequence 6-like has protein sequence MGLCSLAFLMGVTGNGFIIFTTGCRKKKTVDGMCHLNLATSGFIFTAFLPLTVAQLAMGLHWYLRSFLCKIINIITTLSMFSRCFHLTAISTDHCLTTLCPVWAQNHRTVHLASLVMLGTWILSVIVTWRYHGLCSDQSLLLRETGDAVNVAARFLIGFLLPLALNTICLIILAAKRGQNQVAQAEKPLRTLLVLNACFFLCWFPYHVIAFLDISPRASPPDATASLDTGAIFAHSLLCFHSCFYPLFYLSTRQHFAGCWGRRRSCQTPANAGAEPAESAADI, from the coding sequence ATGgggctctgcagcctggccttCCTCATGGGGGTGACGGGGAACGGATTCATCATCTTCACCACTGGCTGCCGGAAGAAGAAAACAGTCGATGGCATGTGTCACCTGAACTTAGCCACCTCTGGATTTATCTTCACCGCCTTCCTACCTCTCACTGTGGCCCAGCTGGCCATGGGCTTGCACTGGTATTTGAGAAGTTTCCTGTGCAAGATAATCAACATCATCACCACCCTCAGCATGTTCTCCAGATGCTTCCACCTCACAGCCATCAGCACCGACCACTGTCTCACCACGCTTTGTCCCGTGTGGGCCCAGAACCATCGTACGGTCCACCTGGCCTCCCTGGTCATGCTGGGCACCTGGATTCTCTCTGTCATCGTCACCTGGCGCTACCACGGCCTCTGCTCAGACCAGAGCCTCTTGTTGAGAGAGACTGGAGATGCCGTCAACGTCGCCGCCCGGTTCCTGATTGGGTTCCTGCTCCCCCTAGCCTTGAACACCATCTGCTTGATCATTCTGGCTGCCAAACGGGGCCAGAACCAGGTGGCTCAGGCCGAGAAACCCTTGAGGACCCTCTTGGTCTTGAACGCCTGTTTCTTCCTCTGCTGGTTCCCGTATCACGTCATTGCTTTCTTGGACATCTCGCCCAGGGCATCACCTCCAGACGCAACAGCGTCCCTGGACACGGGGGCCATTTTTGCTCACAGCCTGCTCTGTTTCCACAGCTGCTTCTACCCCTTGTTCTACCTCAGCACACGACAGCATTTCGCAGGCTGCTGGGGACGGAGGCGGAGCTGTCAAACCCCAGCCAACGCAGGAGCGGAGCCAGCTGAGTCGGCAGCAGATATATAG
- the LOC142819690 gene encoding chemerin-like receptor 1 produces the protein MEFLPIFFLVLYGLAFLAGAPLNGYVLFITGCREQRTASAMWFLNRAVSDFIFIICLPLRLTSIFIQDMEWARRLSSSINSLHMFSSAFLLTAISIDRCILAARPEWAQKCRTPCLAFWGVLITWALSLGFSSRYEFLIPPAITSMNFPLDEGGVKAAITIHFLAGFLIPLALILISIVYVLQASRLRRNRLIQANQPLKILLGLIPTFFLCWLPYHVFYFLWISATHPWPLLGIGSAFACVFTYVNSCLNPIFYLTMEEEFLRYPQCAHNPHRTDHSGSETVV, from the coding sequence ATGGAGTTCCTCCCAATCTTCTTCCTAGTGCTCTATGGCTTGGCCTTCCTCGCCGGGGCGCCATTGAACGGCTACGTCCTCTTCATCACCGGTTGCCGTGAGCAGAGGACGGCCAGTGCCATGTGGTTCCTGAACCGGGCCGTGTCCGATTTTATCTTCATCATCTGCCTGCCCCTCAGACTCACCTCCATCTTCATCCAGGACATGGAGTGGGCCAGGAGGCTGAGCAGCTCCATCAACTCCCTGCACATGTTCTCCAGCGCCTTCCTCCTCACAGCCATCAGCATCGATCGCTGCATCCTCGCGGCACGGCCTGAGTGGGCCCAGAAATGCCGCACGCCCTGCCTGGCCTTCTGGGGAGTTCTCATTACATGGGCCCTGTCTCTTGGCTTCAGCTCGCGATATGAATTCCTCATTCCACCTGCAATCACCAGCATGAATTTCCCACTGGACGAAGGGGGGGTGAAGGCCGCCATCACGATCCATTTCCTGGCTGGGTTTCTGATCCCATTAGCCTTGATCTTGATCTCAATCGTCTACGTTCTTCAAGCTTCCAGGCTGAGAAGGAACCGACTGATCCAGGCCAACCAGCCCCTCAAGATCCTTCTCGGCTTGATCCCGACCTTTTTCCTTTGCTGGCTGCCCTATCACGTCTTCTACTTCCTGTGGATTTCAGCTACGCATCCTTGGCCTCTTCTGGGAATAGGAAGTGCATTTGCTTGTGTCTTCACATATGTCAACAGCTGCCTCAACCCCATTTTCTACCTCACCATGGAGGAAGAGTTTTTGAGGTACCCGCAATGTGCTCACAATCCCCACAGGACCGACCACTCAGGGTCAGAGACGGTTGTCTAG
- the LOC142819647 gene encoding chemerin-like receptor 1, which translates to MSVQPSLSYAESGHIEPAHSPIMTILPLLFLVLWGLAFLAGVPLNGYVLFVTGCRMQRTASTVWFMNRAVSDFIFILCLPVRLISIFPHLDGARKPSSHITSLHMFSSAFLLTAISIDRCILVTRPEWAQKCRTPCLAFWEGLVTWALSVGFSLRYDDLFESILLPASPSMYFGIDKDNRTMQAIVIQFLVGFLIPLALNLIPTLYIVLAARRRRNRLLQSTQPLKILLGLIPTFFIFWLPYHVFFFLWISARLHPYSLASDSTFPYFLMYFNCCLNPIFYLTMEEEFLKHRQRARNPHVTDHSGPEPAE; encoded by the coding sequence ATGTCTGTGCAGCCTTCCTTGAGCTATGCGGAGTCCGGGCATATTGAACCTGCACATTCTCCGATAATGACGATCCTTCCACTCCTCTTCTTGGTGCTGTGGGGCTTGGCCTTCCTTGCCGGGGTGCCGTTAAATGGCTACGTCCTCTTCGTCACCGGCTGCCGAATGCAGAGAACGGCCAGCACCGTGTGGTTCATGAACCGGGCCGTGTCCGATTTCATCTTCATCCTCTGCCTGCCCGTCAGACTCATCTCCATCTTCCCGCACTTAGACGGGGCCAGGAAGCCAAGCAGCCATATCACCTCCCTGCACATGTTCTCCAGCGCCTTCCTCCTCACGGCCATCAGCATCGATCGCTGCATCCTCGTGACACGGCCTGAGTGGGCCCAGAAATGCCGCACGCCCTGCCTGGCCTTCTGGGAGGGTCTGGTTACATGGGCCCTGTCTGTTGGGTTCAGCTTGCGGTATGACGACCTCTTTGAATCCATCCTCCtacctgccagccccagcatgtACTTTGGCATTGATAAAGATAACAGGACAATGCAGGCCATTGTGATCCAGTTCCTGGTTGGGTTTCTGATCCCATTAGCCTTGAATTTGATCCCAACCTTATACATCGTTCTAGCTGCCAGGCGGAGAAGGAACAGGCTGCTCCAGTCTACTCAGCCTCTCAAGATTCTTCTTGGCTTGATCCCGACCTTTTTCATATTCTGGCTGCCATATCACGTCTTCTTCTTCCTGTGGATTTCAGCTCGATTACATCCATATAGCCTGGCCTCGGACAGCACTTTTCCTTATTTCCTGATGTATTTCAACTGCTGCCTCAACCCCATCTTCTACCTCACCATGGAGGAAGAGTTTCTGAAGCACCGGCAACGTGCTCGCAACCCCCATGTCACTGACCACTCAGGGCCAGAGCCAGCTGAATAG
- the LOC142819566 gene encoding chemerin-like receptor 1, which produces MMILPHFFLVLCGLAFLAGVPLNGYVLFINGCHMQRTASTVWFLNRAVSDFIFILCVPLRFIFFLHLDWARRLSSTITSLHMFSSAFLLTAISIHRCILVARPQWAQKCRTPCLAFWEGLVTWALSAGISLRYSDLLESLFPPARPSMYFGVDEYKERMKGIVIQFLVGFLIPLALNLIPTLYIVLDARLRRNQLIQSTQPLKILLGLIPTFFLCWLPYHIFFFLSISDRLHLYFSGITFPYFLMYFNCCLTPIFYLTMEEEFLRYRQHAPNPHATDHSGPEPVE; this is translated from the coding sequence ATGATGATCCTCCCACACTTCTTCTTGGTGCTTTGTGGCTTGGCCTTCCTCGCCGGGGTGCCGTTAAACGGCTACGTCCTCTTCATCAATGGCTGCCATATGCAGAGAACTGCCAGCACCGTGTGGTTCCTGAACCGGGCTGTGTCCGATTTCATCTTTATCCTTTGCGTGCCCCTCAGATTCATCTTCTTCCTGCATTTAGACTGGGCCAGGAGGCTGAGCAGCACCATCACCTCCCTGCACATGTTCTCCAGCGCCTTCCTCCTCACGGCCATCAGCATCCATCGCTGCATCCTCGTGGCACGGCCTCAGTGGGCCCAGAAATGCCGCACTCCCTGCCTGGCCTTCTGGGAGGGTCTGGTTACATGGGCCCTGTCTGCTGGGATCAGCTTGCGGTACAGTGACCTCTTGGAATCCCTCTTCCCACCTGCCAGGCCCAGCATGTACTTTGGTGTGGATGAATATAAAGAGAGGATGAAGGGCATTGTGATCCAGTTCCTGGTCGGGTTTCTGATCCCATTAGCCTTGAATTTGATCCCAACCTTGTACATTGTTCTAGATGCCAGGCTGAGAAGGAACCAACTGATTCAGTCCACCCAGCCACTCAAGATCCTTCTCGGCTTGATCCCGACCTTTTTCCTCTGCTGGCTGCCATATCACATCTTCTTCTTCCTATCGATTTCAGATCGATTACATCTATATTTCTCTGgcatcacttttccttatttccTTATGTATTTCAACTGCTGCCTCACCCCCATCTTCTACCTCACCATGGAGGAAGAGTTTCTGAGGTACCGGCAACATGCACCAAACCCTCATGCCACCGACCACTCAGGGCCAGAGCCGGTTGAATAG